Sequence from the Babylonia areolata isolate BAREFJ2019XMU chromosome 25, ASM4173473v1, whole genome shotgun sequence genome:
cacacgaaactccgtatcggcgacacagagcagtgcccctgcagaacaggcagccagacaacagaacatctgctgcagtcctgcccgctccaccaagcgctccgagggaaaacctggcctgacccagtcccagcggcccggaagctctatggaggactggaggacctgcgacgtactgccgccttcgtcgaggagacggggaaatccatctgataaatgacgaacgagataaCAACATTTACCTGTGTActggctgaattggtagcatgagcagcattgacttgaagatgTATACCTTGAAAATGGAAAGAGCTACCACTCTTTGTTTTGCTTAACTACAACTACTAACTTtgtaggtcaggtcaggggcatagcccttgctactggtaccatgtaacccagagaacgctggccattaaggagaagcgtgagcgaaggaagcacggctcaacttctggagacgttttcccttgcaacacctgtgggaagtgctgcgcatccagagccggcctcttctcctataggaggacacacaccgacagacaagcctgcctgtctattcgagtgtccgtcggtccgacgggagactccatcactaccAACTTTAActtttattgctgttgctgctattactactactactaatgctactaTACTacgactgttgctgctgctaggtAACTGCTACtactatgttgttttttcttacagTGTGGGCTTGTTCCTGATTGGTCGTTTCACGCTACGTAAGAAGGCACGTGCACCAATGGAGGACAAGCACCGTGTGCGAGGCTTTGGTCTGAGGGACAGCTTCCTGTTCACTGTCAGCACTCTGAcatggcaaggtgtgtgtgtgtgtgtgtgtgtgtgtgtgtgtgtgtgtgtgtgtgtgtgtgtgtgtgtgtgtgtgtgtgtgtgtgtgtgtgtgtgtgtgtgtgtgtgtatggtcaggcatctgtgtgtgtgtgtgagagtgtctgtgtgtatggtcaggcatatctgtgtgtgtgtgtgtgtgtgtgtgtgtgtgtgtgtgtgagtgagtgtgagtgtctgtgtgtctgtgtatggtcaggcatctgtgtgtgtgtgtgtgtgtgtgtgtgtgtgtgtgtgtgtgtgtgtgtgtgtatggtcagaCATccagacatctgtgtgtgtgtgtgtgtgtgtgtgagtgtctgtgtgtatggtcaggcatatctgtgtgtgtgtgtgtgtgagtgtgagtgtctgtgtgtctgtgtatggtcaggcatctgtgtgtgtgtgtgtgtgtgtgtgtgtgtgtgtgtgtgtatggtcaggcatgtgtgtgtgtgtgtgtgtgtgtgtgtgcgcgtgtgtgcgcgcgcgctctctctctctctctctcaacgcccgAACTGAGCGCGTTGGGGTTAAACCGCTGGTCAGGTGTCTCCCTCTTTTTGaggaactgaacactgaaacttcTTCCTCCCGTCCTCACTCAGGGTACCGGGTGTCCCCGAAGTCGTTGTCGGGCCGGGTGGTGGCGGTGTCGTGGTGGCTGTTCgcggtgctggtgctgctggccTACGTCTCCAACCTGACGGCCCTCGTGTCCCTGAGGCCGCACCTCCGCCCCGCCCTCCCCTTCCGCACCTACCGCGACATCCTCAGGGACAAGTCCATGCAGCTCGGCACGGTAACTGtcacgacgacgatgaagacacacagacacatagacacacatacagagaggcgcgcgcacacacacacacatagacagacagacagacagacacacacacacacacgcgcgcgcacacacacacatagacaaacatacacagacgcacacacacacacacacacacacacacatacgcagacagagagagacacacagagacacatagacacacacacacacacatagacagacacacacacagacgcacacacacacatagacagacacacacacacacacagacgcgcgcgcgcacacacacacacacacagacgcagacagagagagacatacagagacacatagacacacacacacacacatagacatagacagacacacagagaggcacgcacacacacacacacacacacacacacacacacacaccgttacatCCTCAAGGACAAGTCCATGCAGCTGGGAATGGTAACCAAGACAacgacacgcagagagacagtcaaacacagacagacagacagacagacaaacacacgcacacacacacacatctatgtatctatctatctgtctatggaCAGATATggatttttagtgtgtgtgtgtgtgtgtgtgtgtgtgtgtgtgtgtgtgtctgtgtgtttttctctctctcggcctATATATGAACgtgcaggttttttgttgttgttgttgtttgtgtgtgtgtgtgtgtgtgtgtgtggatgtggagagGTGAGTACAACTGATGACTGGGTAGTAATGGTTCAGAGAGTAACGATTTACTGGATTCCTTTCCGACcacctatctatatctgtctgtttctgcctgtctacatATGTGCATGTCGCCCATGCCTGCTTATCTACCTATATATGGCGCGTCTGtctatgtacctctctctgtgtcaatctctctctctctgtgttattcgTCAAAATATCAGTCTGCCAACTTCCGTGacctagttttttttctttcgctcacTCGAATCTACTATTGACATCACATAGGTACGTCACGGCGACGCCCACCACGAGCTGAAGACTAGTGACGACACTTTACTGAAACAACTCATGGAGTACGTCACGAGTCGTCACAACTTGTTCCAATCGCTGCCAGAGGCCCTTCAGCGCATGCGTCAGTCTCCCCAGGACAGACTGGCCTTGCTGGTGCCGACGTACAAAGCGCGTCACGTGACGTCATACCAGTGTGACCTCATCAGTCACGGGCACGGTCTGGGAATGATCCACTACGCTTTTGGAATGCCGGCCGGCAACCATCTGGAGCCCAtgaagtgagtgggtgggtgggtgggggcttggggtgggcgtgaggaaggggtgggggtgggtgtgcgggGGCGCGGGAAGCTTGACAAGTAAGGTGCATCACTTTTAGGTTTTTCTTAAGCAAGCTGCATCATTTTAGATCCCATTCCGCGgtaggtgtttttctttttcttttttcttttccagaagtAAGTTGAATAATTTCAATGAGCATTTTcagtaagtttttttttctaaggtAAGTTTGCATTGTTTTGTGCACATTTTGCAGTGGGGGTTTCTTGAGTACGTTGCATAATTTTTAATGACATTTTATAGTAGGCTTTCTTAATTAAGTGAGTTTGCATAATTTCTATGCACATTTCGCAGTTctatttttttttcgtctttactCTAGATGATGTTGCTGGTCCGTTTACTcctgtatatctatgtatctatctatctaatctaatTAATCATTCAAGCATTACGACCAAGCTTCTGACACCCAAACCAATCAGCCAGCCAATGAACTAGCACATCAGcgagtcagtcaaccagtcagtcaaacGATGAGGTCAGAATCTGTTAACAAACCCACTGGTCAGGTGTTCCCGCCAGTTTacatgtttcattttcagtttcagttcagtttcagtagcccaaggaggcgtcactgcgttcggacaaatccatatactctacaccacatctgccaagcagatgcctgaccagcagcgtaacccaacgcgcttagtcaggccttgagaaaaaaagaaaagaaaaaaaagtagaaaaaaagaaaggtgaataaataatagataagcttacataaataaataaataataattataatataaaaaaagatagtagtaataataatagtttgcatgtgtgcacgcaccaGTTTCATAGCAGGCAAACATGCAAACTATGAACCAGACAGCCAGTGAACTCCGCAATTTTATTATTTTGGTATATATCACTGGCTTACTTCCCTTTATCTAACTTAAACGTGACTTCGCTTAttcaaagatttttaaaaaatatatatcaatatcattatcattttttaaggGGAATTTGTGCTATTTTGGTACATAGAATGTGCTTCGGGAGCTTGTGTTGTGTCGAGTATTAATTTGTTTTGTATTCTTATTGAATTATCAAACTTTGCCTTCATCTGTGGATTAAatgcttcttctttttattttatttttaagtgtCGCCTTTTTATCATCGTATACGTATCAACAATGTCTCTTTTAAAGGCAAGAAAACATCTTAAAATCCTGCATGTAACGATCCCTCACCTGTTTTCAGACGGCGTATCAACACCGCCATCATGGTTTTACGAGAGACGGGAGAACTGGAAGAGCTGAGTCGAAAATGGCAGAACAAGGGAAGCTACTGTCCCGACCCGGAAGGGAGTTCTCTCCCCGTGACACTGGAAGGAGGGGGCAGTTCTCTGCCTTTCATGCCTCTGGGACCACGTGATCTCGCTGTGGCATTTCTCGCGCTGGTGTCGTGCGGACTGTTGGCCGCAGTGTTGGCTGTGGTGGAAGTGGTGCACGTGAGAACGTCGTGTAAAGTGAGTTGACACACTTGAAAAGGTGACGTTTCATCGTTTCCAACAGGTTTTCTGTTCCATCTTTGGTTTTCGTTCTCATGTCTATGTTCAACttcaaatgatgatttttttggtTCAGTTGCTCGTTTAGTTCTTGTGACTTTGATTCGGTTTGTGCCAgaagttgatttcttttcttttgaaaaataataaaggcttgttttgtttgtgtgtgtgtgtgtgtgtgtgtgtgtgtgtgtgtgtgtgtgtgtgtgtttacataacaaaaggatttctgttctttttttaatttctggatgttgttttgtttttgtttatgcgtAAAGGTTGTGGATGTTTTGTTTATGCGTGCTTGtcattgtatacacacacacacacacacacacacacacacacacacacacacacacacacacacacacacacactgaaacacacaaaagtgtacagacacacacacacacacatactgaaacacacaagagtgtacacacacacacacacacacacacacacaaacacacacacatagacatacagacatacatacacacacatacaatttttagagagagaaaaaaaaggaaatcaacaaATATACCTttccattctaaaaaaaaaaaaacccacaaaaacacgtCATATCAAATATCGAACATTCAATCAAACATTCACAAACTGAAGTATGTGTGGTGCAGCGAGAGCAGAAAGGCAGGAGACAGCCAGGGCCAACAACCAAGCCCCTGTACACCAAAGGCGAAGAGACGGACCCTGATGTTGTTGTCATCTTGGAGGGCGCGGGGGATTCGAGCCAAGGGAAGAGCGGGAAGAGTAACTCGGAAAAGGTAGAGCCATCACAGCACAGACCAGTTACCCAACAGAAACGATGTAATTCTTTCTGTAGAAagcccccctcaccgccccccccccccgccccccccccccccgagccccccccctcaccccaaacaacaaccaaaaagcaaaaacaaaaaaaaagcaaaaaaaaagccaaaaccaaacccaaccaaaacaaacaaacaacaacagcaaacaactacagcaacaacaacaaaaaaacagtaacaagcaaacaaataaacaaacaaaacaaccttcaGCCGTACACCAAGTATACCTATATTCATctggtttctttcttcctttttttttttctttctttcttcgggtTCTTCCAAGAGGCATGCAAACCTGTTGATTTGTCCATAGTTGCTACACTAACTACATCTGCTTAGTCCTGAtacagaagaagacaaagaattgggaggggggggggggtgggggtgggggggggcggcgagtgggggggggggggagaaaatagggttaaaaaaaaaccccacaacaactaTGATTGCAGAATTTTCTTTTATATTGTCGTTGCCCTAAACAGGTCTTTTAACAAGAGGGGTAACAGCAGtaatatcttctttcttttccattaggtaatgagagacagacagacagacagagatacagagggagtgAAATGGTGTTGTTGTAaacaactagacagacagacagacagacagagatacagagggagtgAAATGGTGTTGtaaacagcgagacagagacagacagacagacagacagacagatggacatacagaGTGGGACACAGGAGGAGTGCAATGGGTGTTGTGAGCAACGATCAGGGTAAATCTGGTGCGATGATCTGTAGACAAAATAAATGACTTACAGGTTATTTTTTAGGTTACTTATAGGTTATCTTTTTTCCGATTCTTCAGCCCACCAACAGTGTCTGTTCCGACATCGAGGACAAAGAAAAAGCAGCCGGTAACAAGGGGGACCTAACCACGGATGAGACCACCATGGACGTGGGAAGGGAGACAACCTCAGGCTATCATGACGTCACAGTCCACCAAGCGGCGTAACTTGTGTAATCCACTTCGGCAGCCATGTTTTCGTTTGTTCTtcgctatttaaaaaaaaaaaaaatcatcttttcaTCTTAGAagtctttgtttttttaacgtaATATCATatttgcagttaaaaaaaaaatcggtctaGCTTGTTCATATTGacgtttactgtgtgtgtgtgtgtgtgtgtgtgtgtgtgtgtgtgtgtgttgggccatCTACCATTGGGAGAAAATCTGTCAAAATCACTTGCATAGGACATTTGTACTATAATTGGCACTGTTCATGCTATTGCAGTATAAGTGATGCTAATATCATTGTCaaaagttttctttgttttgctgttgttgctgctttatcatattcttcattattatcattatcataattatcattactattattcattattatcattatcataattatcattactatcatttctattatcattattactgcgactgttattatcattatcgacataattatcattatcaaaatgattgtcataatcatcatcattaaatgtGTTTTAATAAGTAAACACTTCTCTCAAAATGTATACTGCCCTAAAATGCTGTGAATGGGTCATAAacataacatgtgtgtgtggctcaAACATTCACTTGAAAACAAACAGATCAATAACCTAATAGTCACTTTTCATGGACAATGTATTGATTTGAATGTAAGCTTGTTATCAGAGAAATCAAAACAGATGACCACAGAAAATTAATAAAGGATTATTTATCATTTCCAAGAGGTGTGTTGGGGGTAGTGGTCCCATTGACAGACACATGGAATTCAGTATTTTCGAATTTTTTGAGAAGTTTCAGAAATTTCGGTCATCAgatctacttaaaaaaaaaaaaaaaaaaattgtggcgtTATAAAAATAGAGGCCTTTGCGCACATTGTGTAAGTTTTGGCTGCTGTACATGACAGCTTTGGTGAAGAGAAATTGTTAAGGCCATTTTGTGTGAAACCAATCTTCTTAtatccctcttttttctctctctctctatatatatttcagCTGGAAATGTTACGGTTAAAaagtgtcttcttttcttttggctTTAACTCGAAGACAATTGTTGTAATTGCAAAGGAATGCTAATTTATTCAGAGCTACGAATTGTTCCTAGTTGGTTGACCTGAATGCAATACATGATGACCAGATTGGTATATTGGAGAttcgggtggagggtggggaaagggaggagggggatgggggggaagaggtggtgcGGGGtgccggaggggtggggggtgggggtggggggtatagctgggtatctgttgtctgtgttggtgCTGTTCGCTTCTTGCTTGTTatttgcgctttttttttctttttttttttctgtgggtacTTGTTTGTGTTCTGTTCTCCATGTTCTTCTCTTGTTTATTATGTCGaattgtctgaatgtctgtcttgtctccctcttaccactgtgtgtgtatttgtttgtgtgcgtgtgagtgagtgagtgtgtgtgtgtgtgtgtgtgtgtgtgtgtgtgtgtcagagagcgagagagagagagagagagagagagtatctatctctctctctgtcagtccaagtgtttctggatttttttttaatgaaaaattgTTTTTGATGCTCATGGATTTTACAATTCAACAACAAGGCAGCCATGCATTTTTACATGAAATAGACCCTCCCTGTTTTCTCATGCAAAACGTATGACAAGCAACAATGACATGACGAAAATCATTACAATCTACACTATGTTCGAATTCACTGTAtacctgtctcactctgtgtgtgtgtgtgtgcgggggggaggggggggggtgggggggggggggggcggagggggggggggtgagggggcgcgTATGTGTGAATGACTAAACGTTTACTCACAATACTTAACAATTAAGCAGCGCTTTTTCTAGTACACTGTCCTATATATTTTTGAAATGTCCATTAGCTCTCGGTTTCATGGGAACAAATATGCAAACTGAAAATTTTCTTCCACAAGATTCCTCCAAAAAGACAACGTTTTTACAAAATTCGGTGGCTATTTCTTCTTCacacgttttaaaaaaaatttttttttaatttgtttttattaaatttttGCCAAATGAATGTGCTCTCTCCTTATGTGTGAACTGGATTTTCTTCCGTAAGATTCCTCTAAATAGATGACATTTTATACAAAATTCGGTGGCTATTTCTCGTTTACACATTCTTTATTTTTGCCAAGTGAATGTGCTTTCTCCTTGTGTGTGAATTGTATATTCTTCCGTAAGATTTCTCTTAAAAGATAACATTCTATACAAAATTCGGTGGCTATTTCTCGTTTACACATTCTTTATTTTTGACAAGTGAATGTGTTCTCTCCTTATGTGTAAATTGTATTTTTTTCCGTAAGATTCCTCTAAAAAGATAACATTTTATACAAAATTCGGTGGCTATTTCTCGTTTCCATGTTCTTTATTTTTCTCGAAGTAAATGTGCTGTCTTCGCGTGCGTGTATTGCGTGTGAAAATAATCATGAACtgtgtagaaagagaggggggaggaaggtgggcaagcagacagacggcaaaatacaaacaaaaacaaacaaacaaaaagcccccaaaaaacaaaaacaagcatacattcacacatacattattattattattattattatcatcatcatcattattattatcatcatcatcattattatctttgttttatttttattcattactttctttttctcaaggcctaagtgcgttgggttacgctgctggtcaggcatctgcttggcaaatgtggtgtagcggatatggatttgtccgaacgcagtgacgccttgagttactgatactgatactgatactcacacatacatacatacagacagacagacacacgcacacacacatacatacatacatctctggATTCTCCCCTTGTGTCCGACGGATGGATAGGTAGGCAGGCCATCTGCTGATGTGGAGCCTCAAGTAGGAATGAAGACCTATTCTTTAGGCACAGGGTCGCCTacagacactgcatggaatggagtcctgcAAGGATGGGCCCCGGTTTCTCCGATTCCCCTTTTCCTGGATGGCGGCTGCTGTGTTGGGCTTgaatgtctttgtgccctggGTACACCGTTGCTTCCACTGTGTTCTTACAAGGGCGACATCTTCCCAGGAAGCAGTGTCGATGTTGCAGCTTCTGAGGTTggccttcaaggtgtctttgtttctcttgaGAGGCCTTCCTTGGTCACGTtgtccttccttcagttgtccatAGAGCAGCACCTTTGGAATTCCGCTGTCCTCCATAGGGATGCGTCCTGTCCATCGGAGCTGGCTTTTGATGAGTATACACTCAATGCTGGGTAGGACCTGTTTGTTGGACAACTCTGTCTTGCCATTTGATGCTGCAGATCTTGCGAAAGCATCGTTGATAGAACTGTTCGAGTTGTTGGATGTGTCGGCGGTACGTGGTCCAAGTATCACAACAGTAGAGGAGAGCACTCagaacaacagctctgtacacggcGATCTTGGTGCGCAGTTTGATGCCATGGTCTTGCCACAGTCTCTTTGACAGCCTGCCAAAGGCAGGGCCGGCTTTTGAGATGCACAACATCACTTCTGCACCCAGAGATCTGTTGCTGCTTACAGTGCTGCCCAAGTAAGCAGAACTTGTTCATAGTTTTGATCtctgtgttgatgatgacgacaggtggtggtggagcactGGCAGCTCCGGGCGGGGAAGGCtggaatatacatacatacatacatacatacaatataataccatgcaatacaacacagtacaatgcattgaaacacaatacaacacacgcaGTACAAAGCATTACACATCCATACATTACACACTACACATTACACATCCATACATTACACACTACACATTACACATCCATACATTACACACTACACATTACACATCCATACATTACACACTACACATTACACATCCACAGTCcagtactacttcttcttcttctgcattcactcgtatgcacacgagtgggcttttacgtgtatgaccgtttttaccccgccatgtaggcagccatactccgttttcgggggtgtgcatgctgggtatgtacttgtttccataacccaccgaacgctgacatggattacaggatctttaacgtgcgtatttgatcttctgcttgcatatacacacgaagggggttcaggcactagcaggtctgcacatatgttgacctgggacatcgtaaaaatctccaccctttacccaccaggcgccgtcaccgtgattcgaacccgggaccctcagactgacagtccaacgctttaaccactcggatattgcgcccgtcagtccagtacaatacaacacaatacaaggaaCTGCACGGGAAAGTGTCACACCACAATGCCCCACCGCTGTCGTTTTGCTGTCATCATGGGCCGTGTGCTTGTCTGGGACACTGTTTTGTATTGGTCACATAACACGATGCAACAGTTCATGTAACCCATAATAtgggggtttcctgaaataacacgtcttgtcttgtcctgtcctgtcttgtcttctcatgtctcgtcttgtcttatcttgtcttgtcctgtcttgtcttgtcttctcatgtctcgtctagtcttgtcttgtcttttgtcttgaTAAGTTCATCAGAAAAGCTCGGTGTGGAGCATGCACGCGACTGGTTTGTTTTTGCATGTTGACGCTTTCTACTGTGTTGAACAGCGGTGAGACCTGGTCTGACCagcacgtgtgtgttttgtgcgaaGGCcagtcatcttttcttctttcttttctttgccgcCATTGTTctcaagcagatgtggtttagcgtatacgCATCAGTCCgctacgctttgacacctccttgaaactgaaactgaaacttaaaagcCAGTTTGCTTCTTTTGCGGCGCTGCTGGGGAAATAGTACCTCCTTTCACCTGGAGGAATAGGAGTCAGCTCGGTGGCTCCAATCGCAGCGGTCACACGACAGTGTTTGGGTAGCCGTTTAGGCAGCTATATATACTCCCCTTCTTCGGGAGCTCTCGAGAAAGGATCTATAAACACGAGCGGATTCGCAGATTATGGTTGTGTATACTTACTGTCCGAAGCAGCTGCTGTGTCTTGCTGTCAGTGTGCTTTGTATGCCTAGGATTTGTCACTGAAGCTTGCGTAATGCTTTGATAACGTGAATAATGTAATTAACTGTGTTACCATTCACTGTGTTACCATTCTCTTGACAAGGCaagtggcaaggcaaggcaaggcaagaagttttttTTCTTGCACCCCTGGGTGAGAAAGGGATGTGGTGGAtgaggtagtggggtgggggtcgggtatGGATAGGGTGGGATGTTTCCAGACCCACCCGGGGTGTGTATTCAGTGTATGCTGTTATTGTGTGGAAATGCCGTTTTCAACGTTCACGCTCGTGAGTTAGTGCTGGGGGAATGTTCAACCTTTCggtgttttgaattttttttttttacgattacTGCATgccatacatgtttgtttgttttgttttcttttgttttgtttctgttgtacaGCGGTTTAGACTGATCCGCTTgggttgtatctgtctgtctgtctgtctgtctttccgactGTCTTCCTCtgcacctgtctctctgtttctgcttatatctcccccccccccccgcctctatCTATCCCCACCCCATGCACGCTGTCTCTTCCgtctaaaatgtgtgtgtgtgtgtgtgtgtgtgcgtgtgtgtgtgtgtgtgtgtgtgtgtgtgttcaagcaaaAATGTATCAATGTATAACGATGGATAATCGATTGTCAGTAAAACGACAAAAGTTGGTACACATGAAAGGGCATGGCTCAATCGTTCAAACTCGTTCTGTTTCGAAATTAATTCCTGTCTGGGTAATtagtctttttttaattattttttttatcttgactGTTAATCTTGTTATTCTTGGTATTTTCGTGCATGGTGCTTGTGCTGCTATACGGCCTAGTAAACGTTTTACAATATATTACACATGTTTcttcctgtcttgtgtgtgtgtgtgtgtgtgtgtgtgtgtgtgtgtgtgtgtgtgtttgctttaagTGTGCATGTTCTTTCGTCTTGACTTCTGTTCTCAACACTTCCACGCtaaacacacataaagacacacacaaacagaagggaacacacacacacacacacgcacacacacatatatatatacatatatattctctctctctctctctctctctctctatatatatatatatatatatatacaggaaacTTGGGAGCGAGAACCACGTGACAAGCATGTGCACGCGCAAtgacgcgcgagcgcgcgcgcaaacacacacacacacacgtgtgtgtgtgtgtgtgtgtgcatacatactgagagagagagagagagatacacgcgcACACGAACATTGACGACCAAACAGAAAGATGTTTTATAACTACATTAAAACATCGTAACAAtgcccacaaccaccaccaccaccaccaccaccaccacaaaccaccaccacaattattCACGTAAATCTGCAACGTCAACCTGTCACTTACTTGCCTGTGCTTTGCCGTTACTGTCACGAGTCGAGACGTCAGGAATTATCTGTTGCATTCCACAACCAACCCTTAACAGTGTCAAACTCATCAGTAAGAAAGCGAAAAACCGAGAATAAGATTCCCTGTCCACACACAGAATCAAAAATGGAAACAGAAGACATGAACAGTGGATTCAAAGAGTGATGAGGCAAACAAGAGAGACCACTCACTTCCCATCTTTAG
This genomic interval carries:
- the LOC143299659 gene encoding putative glutamate receptor; translated protein: MEANTTDCGQGQHPCYDFATIIDPPYVMEREDGSGQYEGLVVDLLHKLAHKIGFRFRLKVASGTYGHLEPNGTWTGLIGSVNTLPADMVVGAMAVTPERAHVLQLTESFHSSSVQLLLLRPTGEAGPGAGLLLAPFTPSAWLLVALAFVLVSVGLFLIGRFTLRKKARAPMEDKHRVRGFGLRDSFLFTVSTLTWQGYRVSPKSLSGRVVAVSWWLFAVLVLLAYVSNLTALVSLRPHLRPALPFRTYRDILRDKSMQLGTVRHGDAHHELKTSDDTLLKQLMEYVTSRHNLFQSLPEALQRMRQSPQDRLALLVPTYKARHVTSYQCDLISHGHGLGMIHYAFGMPAGNHLEPMKRRINTAIMVLRETGELEELSRKWQNKGSYCPDPEGSSLPVTLEGGGSSLPFMPLGPRDLAVAFLALVSCGLLAAVLAVVEVVHVRTSCKREQKGRRQPGPTTKPLYTKGEETDPDVVVILEGAGDSSQGKSGKSNSEKPTNSVCSDIEDKEKAAGNKGDLTTDETTMDVGRETTSGYHDVTVHQAA